DNA sequence from the Chitinispirillales bacterium genome:
TGTAACAAAAGCATCTCTGCCGACGTACATTCAGAGTTTGGATTTTAGTAATGTTCCCAGCGAAACCATTGCCTTGAATTGCGCCGTAGTATCTGGTATCATTGCAGAATTTTTGCAGGATGAAGATTTGGTTCCTACTGTTTCTGGACGTATGGGTTCTGGCTCGTTTATCTTTGATATTATTAATTCAAAAATAAACGCTCCTTGCCGTGTCCAAGTAAACAATTCACAAATAGAAATCGATGCAGCGTACGAAGGGGTTAAAGGATTATCTCTTTTTGAAGCAAAACGCGATTTATCAGAAGATTTTTTAATAAGACAAATTTACTATCCGTTCAGAGTTTGGCAAAATCGTGTTACAAAACCAGTCAGACCAATATTTTTTATTTATTCAAACGGAATTTATCGACTATATGAATATACATTTCAAGACGTGAATAACTATAATTCATTGGTTTTAGTAGATCAAAAAAACTACTCAATAGAAGATACATCAATTGAAATTACTGATATTCAAGCTGTTTTGCAAAACGTCCGAATCGCCATTGAACCACAAATTCCTTTTCCGCAAGCGGATAGTTTTGAACGAGTTATCAACATTTGTGAATTGTTAAATGAACAAGAATTGAGCCGAAACGACGTTACAGAACAATATGCTTTTGACGCACGGCAAACAAATTATTATACAGATGCGGCGCGATACCTTAATTTGCTTGAAAAGCGTAAGGATGGGACAATGCCTGTTTACGGGTTGAGTGAAACCGGCAAACGTATTTTGCGCCTAAGTTACAAACAAAGACAGCTGACTTTCTGCGATTTAATATTATCGCATAAGGTTTTTCGTGACACTTTCCAAAAGCATCTTGAAAGCGGTAATACGCCCACAACTAGCGAAATAGTTAATATAATGAAATCGTCTAATCTTTACAACGTTGAAAGCGATAGCACATTTGAACGCCGTTCTTCCACGATCAAGGGTTGGTTAAATTGGATTCTCGAATTAGTAAACGTTGAATAAAAAAACATTTGACATGTTTTAGACTGTAGTAGCAATTTAATTTTTTGTCGTCTGTGTTTATAGCGCTTAAATTGTCTTTGTTACAAGGCATCAAGCAAGACAAATATGGACTACGAAAAACTTAACAGTTATAATAAATACCGAAATTATCATTTATAACGTTTTTGTTTGTTGAAACTTGTATATATGTCCCGAACAAATACACTTTATCAATCGGCATTTCTTTTTTTACGTCGGCGACATACGAAGCCAAAATATTATTTAAGGTTTCAATGTCAGTAACCATTCGTATGCCTCTTTTGTCTTTTTAAGTATATCGGCGGTATATTCTTTTGTAAGTCCTAATGCGAGTTTTATTTTGTAATCCGGGTATCCGCCGTCGTTCTTTCTATATTGTCTTTAAAAAATATACGATTTGCAATTTATCAAACGCAATATATTTCCACAAAGATTTTAGAAATTTACAACATTTCCGCTTTTTTCCATATTTATCATAACAATAAATTATTTTATAAATGCCAAAAACTATGAATCGTGGGGATTTATCCCCGCTTTTCATCCACATCTCTACTAAAAAAGTAGAAGCTGAACAACCTCTATGGGCTGTTTTGCCTTCTGCTTCTACTGTCTTTTGATGTGGGAACGATTCGTAGTTTTTGGCGAAATGTATGAATTTCGGCAGAACAGCCCTTTCTGTTTTTTTTGCAGACAAGTCCTATTCTTTCCCGTAATCCATAAGTTATTAACTTCTGCAATTAGCGGTGCGCTCTTTGTAAAATTTTTAATTCAGGAGGTTTTGTATGCAAAACAAAAGCAGATTCTTAAAAGTGGCGGCAATGATTGCCGCATTGTGTGTAGCGGGGAATGCGGCGGATTATGAGCCGAATGAAACATGGTCCAGTGGCGCTATTAATGTATGCGCACATCCGGCAATAGTAGAGGCTTACGTTCTTGGTGCCGGAGGGGGCGGTGAAGGCGGATATAAATACGATGGAATATCATCAAAACATACTGGAAGCGGCTGTGGAGGCGGCGGCGGAGCGGCAACTTATGCGAAACTCCGAGTGATACAAGGCGCCGAAATTAAATTTTTAAAGATAGGTGGCGGCGGAGGCGGCGGCAGCTCACATAAAAAATCTACAGGAGGATGGGTCAGCGGATATGATGGAGGTGATGGCGGTAATTCAGAAGTTATGATTTATGGTATAACTATTAACGCAAACGGCGGTAAAGGCGGCGGCACAACCACCTGGGACTGTAGATATATGGATAGTGGAACAGATAGGGACGCAGGAGGATGCGGTGGAGAAGCAAGTGGAAGACCTAATTCGTCGCTGATTCTGGATTTTGTTTCCAAAACAGGGGACCGTGGTGGAAATGGTTGTATGGATTGTGGTGTAAATACCTTTGGTGCAGGCGGTAGAGCCGGATCTTTAACAGGAATACCAGGTTATTCTACTTCCTTTGGTGGAGGATACAGTGGCGGTAGCGGTGTGCATTGGAGTACGAATGATGGAACAGGTTATCCTGGCGCCGCTGGTTCAGCAACGGTTTATGTTACCTACTTATGGAATGTAACATTTAACAGTAACGGCGGCTCACCGACTCCAAGTTCAATATCGGAAATTTACAACGGCGGGAAAATCAGCGCACCAAGCGATAATCCTAAAAAAGAATACTATTCGTTTCGCGGTTGGTTTACGGATGCAGCCTGTACAGATGGAAAACAGTGGGATTTTGAAAATAGTAAGGTAAAAGACAATATTACACTCTACGCTAAATGGGTTGACTTGCGTCTTGGTGATATAGCCGCGATTACTAAAGACAAGTTTTATACCTATGACGGTACAGAGAAATATCTTGAAACGATAGATTTTTATAATTCCGAAACAGAAGAATGGATAACATTGGAAGAAGGCGAAGACAACGATTTTACCGCCACGTATGAAAATAACATAAA
Encoded proteins:
- a CDS encoding InlB B-repeat-containing protein, which gives rise to MQNKSRFLKVAAMIAALCVAGNAADYEPNETWSSGAINVCAHPAIVEAYVLGAGGGGEGGYKYDGISSKHTGSGCGGGGGAATYAKLRVIQGAEIKFLKIGGGGGGGSSHKKSTGGWVSGYDGGDGGNSEVMIYGITINANGGKGGGTTTWDCRYMDSGTDRDAGGCGGEASGRPNSSLILDFVSKTGDRGGNGCMDCGVNTFGAGGRAGSLTGIPGYSTSFGGGYSGGSGVHWSTNDGTGYPGAAGSATVYVTYLWNVTFNSNGGSPTPSSISEIYNGGKISAPSDNPKKEYYSFRGWFTDAACTDGKQWDFENSKVKDNITLYAKWVDLRLGDIAAITKDKFYTYDGTEKYLETIDFYNSETEEWITLEEGEDNDFTATYENNINSGTAKATVTGKGERGQRMGVKEISFEIRKREVKVSWENTAFIYNSNEQIPTPTSGDSDFPVNVINTDFPSINAGNNCAYAGLTNQDTNVILSGITRTYTISPKDVRVIWGDEREFVYNKMIQHPTWSLESNDIGTNHVYIAPTYAVVGEYTVANGLAPVVRIVDEYNTKIYHNNYTLVNTRVDYEIVKKELDVVLKKNGNIVEEVEVAKGDINTVGDVQNALKA
- a CDS encoding DUF4349 domain-containing protein → MSNLPESLNDNAWEKLFSKYNILNNINSNGRFEISAKQIKEFREPRLMAKFDHIINLPKIFANNQLTILPITRGDYVISHFEAYHKFENNNAPVTKASLPTYIQSLDFSNVPSETIALNCAVVSGIIAEFLQDEDLVPTVSGRMGSGSFIFDIINSKINAPCRVQVNNSQIEIDAAYEGVKGLSLFEAKRDLSEDFLIRQIYYPFRVWQNRVTKPVRPIFFIYSNGIYRLYEYTFQDVNNYNSLVLVDQKNYSIEDTSIEITDIQAVLQNVRIAIEPQIPFPQADSFERVINICELLNEQELSRNDVTEQYAFDARQTNYYTDAARYLNLLEKRKDGTMPVYGLSETGKRILRLSYKQRQLTFCDLILSHKVFRDTFQKHLESGNTPTTSEIVNIMKSSNLYNVESDSTFERRSSTIKGWLNWILELVNVE